Proteins encoded within one genomic window of Terriglobales bacterium:
- the hemE gene encoding uroporphyrinogen decarboxylase, which produces MSAPDSLFVRACKCLPVDRTPVWFMRQAGRYMPEYRAVRQRHSLVEICKNPELAAEVTITAAEKLGVDAAIIFADLLLPLEPMGLDFHFEAGEGPVVEKPVRTAADVARLRTDGTTDLGYVAESIRRVAQHFGSRLPVIGFSGAPFTLASYMIEGGSSRSYIETKKLMYREPKAWNDLMSKLVAVLAPYLVEQARAGADVLQIFDSWVGCLSPEDYRRYVLPHSTELVKRAQAAGVPVIYFGTDTATLLPAMQETGAKVIGLDWRIPLDEGWRALGFRGAVQGNLDPAALFAERSELFARADDVLARAAGRPGHIFNLGHGILPHTPVEDVRALADHVHEHSAAAKTR; this is translated from the coding sequence ATGTCTGCGCCCGATTCCCTCTTCGTTCGTGCCTGCAAGTGCCTGCCCGTGGACCGGACTCCCGTCTGGTTCATGCGCCAGGCTGGGCGCTACATGCCTGAGTACCGCGCGGTGCGCCAGCGCCATTCCCTGGTCGAGATCTGCAAGAACCCCGAGCTTGCCGCCGAGGTCACCATCACCGCCGCCGAGAAACTGGGCGTGGATGCGGCCATCATCTTCGCCGACCTGCTGCTGCCGCTCGAGCCCATGGGCCTGGACTTCCACTTCGAGGCCGGCGAGGGCCCGGTGGTGGAAAAACCCGTGCGCACCGCCGCCGACGTCGCTCGCCTGCGCACCGACGGCACCACCGACCTGGGATACGTCGCCGAATCCATCCGCCGCGTCGCGCAGCACTTCGGCTCGCGCCTCCCAGTGATCGGATTCTCCGGCGCACCCTTCACTCTGGCCAGCTACATGATCGAGGGCGGCTCCTCGCGCAGCTACATCGAGACCAAGAAGCTCATGTACCGCGAGCCCAAAGCCTGGAATGACCTGATGTCCAAGCTGGTCGCCGTGCTCGCGCCGTACTTGGTCGAGCAGGCCCGCGCTGGCGCCGACGTCCTCCAGATCTTCGACAGTTGGGTCGGCTGCCTGAGCCCGGAGGACTACCGCCGCTACGTTCTCCCGCACTCCACCGAATTAGTGAAGCGCGCCCAGGCCGCCGGCGTCCCCGTGATCTACTTCGGCACCGACACCGCAACCCTCCTGCCGGCCATGCAGGAAACCGGCGCCAAGGTCATCGGCCTGGACTGGCGCATCCCGCTCGACGAAGGATGGCGCGCCCTTGGCTTCCGCGGCGCCGTGCAGGGCAACCTCGATCCCGCTGCGCTCTTCGCGGAGCGCTCGGAGCTTTTCGCCCGCGCCGACGACGTCCTGGCCCGCGCCGCCGGCCGCCCCGGACACATCTTCAACCTCGGTCACGGCATCCTGCCGCATACTCCGGTGGAAGATGTCCGCGCCCTGGCGGACCATGTTCACGAGCACTCCGCCGCCGCAAAAACCAGATGA